The DNA window GCAAGCGGGTGAACAGGCCGACATCGATGAACATGGCAGCGAACACGAAAATCAGGCTCCAGTCGATCTGCAACAGCACCCGGCGCGCCAGCAGCAAAAAGCCGGCGAATACCGCCAGCAGCCCATACAGCGGCAGACCGATATCGAGGCACAGCAGAAAGATCGCATACAACGCCACGCAACTCAGCAACAGCGGCCGTTGATAGGGATAACCCTCGGTATTCGGCGTTTTCACGATCTCGCGCGCCGGGAAGTTGAACCAGGTCAGCGCCAGCAGGCTCAGCATCATCGCGGCGCCAAACGGCGCCATCTGGCCGATGAAGCCGAGGAAAGAGAGGCCGGAGCGGCTCCACAGCAGGATATTTTGCGGGTTGCCGATCGGCGTCAGCAACGAGCCGGCGTTCACCGCCAGCGCCTGGAAGATGATCAAACGCCCAATCGGCAGCGCCGACAGCTTCTTCAGCGTGATGGTGAGCGGAATGACGATAAACAGCGCCACATCGTTGGTTAGAAATGACGACAGCAGCGCGGCGGAAAACACCAGGAACAGCGCCAGCCGCCGTTCGCTGTGCAAGCGGTTGATGATCTTGCGGCCGACGAAGTCGAAATAGCCGCTGACCTCAACGCCCTTGGTCAGCAACATCAGCCCCAACAGGGTGATGATAGTGCGGCCGTCGATAAAATCGCTCAGCGCCGACAGCGGCTGCGGATGAAAGGCGAACATCGCTGCGCCAGCCAGCAGCAACGCATGCAGGAAACGGTCTTTGACAAAGGGATGGATAAGCCGGGAAATGGTGGTTGAACTCATGGCGGCAGCTTGAAACCTCAGCGAAAAGCATGGGCAAGACGTTAGC is part of the Serratia surfactantfaciens genome and encodes:
- a CDS encoding SLC13 family permease; the encoded protein is MSSTTISRLIHPFVKDRFLHALLLAGAAMFAFHPQPLSALSDFIDGRTIITLLGLMLLTKGVEVSGYFDFVGRKIINRLHSERRLALFLVFSAALLSSFLTNDVALFIVIPLTITLKKLSALPIGRLIIFQALAVNAGSLLTPIGNPQNILLWSRSGLSFLGFIGQMAPFGAAMMLSLLALTWFNFPAREIVKTPNTEGYPYQRPLLLSCVALYAIFLLCLDIGLPLYGLLAVFAGFLLLARRVLLQIDWSLIFVFAAMFIDVGLFTRLPPLQPAFAAIAGLNDGGVYALGVGLSQIVSNVPATILLLNYVPSSAQLAYAVNAGGFGLAIGSLANLIALRMAGERKIWLRFHYYSLPLLAWAALIGWLLS